In the Kribbella sp. NBC_00482 genome, one interval contains:
- the cofC gene encoding 2-phospho-L-lactate guanylyltransferase, with amino-acid sequence MADLQVAPWTLVIPVKRTAIAKSRLAPAYPQHRPELARAFAVDTTAAALGSPLVQAILVVTDDPLVAADVTAVGAHVVPDLPAAGLNEALLHGATVAAAEFGGNGIAALSADLPALRPAELTAVLAACTAPRSFVVDQPGTGTTMLAAAAGVALDPRFGVGSALAHQASGAMPIELTAIESVRRDVDTAADLAHAVQLGVGPATADVMSLVLGAATGTEGLAC; translated from the coding sequence ATGGCAGACCTACAGGTCGCTCCCTGGACCCTGGTGATCCCGGTGAAGCGTACGGCGATCGCGAAGAGCCGGCTCGCTCCGGCCTACCCTCAGCACCGTCCCGAACTGGCCCGCGCGTTCGCTGTCGACACTACTGCGGCCGCCCTCGGTTCTCCCCTGGTCCAGGCGATCCTGGTGGTCACCGACGACCCGCTCGTCGCCGCGGACGTGACGGCCGTGGGAGCGCACGTGGTCCCCGACCTGCCCGCCGCCGGTCTCAACGAAGCCTTGCTGCATGGAGCCACTGTGGCCGCTGCCGAGTTCGGAGGCAACGGAATCGCAGCCCTGTCGGCTGATCTTCCCGCGCTCCGCCCGGCCGAACTGACCGCTGTCCTCGCAGCCTGTACGGCGCCGCGCTCGTTCGTGGTCGACCAGCCCGGCACCGGTACGACGATGCTCGCCGCGGCGGCCGGGGTGGCGCTGGATCCGCGCTTCGGTGTGGGTTCCGCCCTGGCGCACCAGGCGTCCGGGGCGATGCCGATCGAGCTGACCGCGATCGAGTCGGTACGGCGTGACGTCGACACGGCCGCCGATCTCGCGCACGCCGTACAACTGGGAGTCGGCCCGGCGACCGCGGACGTGATGTCGCTGGTGCTCGGCGCCGCGACCGGGACCGAAGGGCTAGCCTGCTGA
- the leuD gene encoding 3-isopropylmalate dehydratase small subunit translates to MDAFTQHIGTAVPLRRSNVDTDQIIPAVYLKRVTRTGFEDGLFAAWRNDPSFVLNQPEYDGVSVLVAGPDFGTGSSREHAVWALLDYGFRVVVSSRFGDIFRGNSGKAGLLAALVTQDVVEQLWTAIEADPGTKVTVDLENKTISAGDVSAPFEIDDYTRYRLLNGLDDVGITLSHADEISAYEATRPSFKPATLPAKA, encoded by the coding sequence ATGGACGCCTTCACCCAGCACATCGGTACGGCGGTTCCGCTGCGCCGCAGCAACGTCGACACCGACCAGATCATCCCGGCCGTGTACCTGAAGCGGGTCACCCGGACCGGCTTCGAGGACGGGCTGTTCGCGGCCTGGCGCAACGATCCTTCCTTCGTCCTCAACCAGCCCGAGTACGACGGTGTCTCGGTGCTCGTGGCGGGACCGGACTTCGGCACCGGGTCCTCCCGGGAGCACGCGGTCTGGGCCCTGCTCGACTACGGGTTCCGGGTCGTCGTGTCGTCGCGGTTCGGCGACATCTTCCGCGGCAACTCGGGCAAGGCCGGTCTGCTCGCGGCCCTGGTGACGCAGGACGTCGTGGAGCAGCTGTGGACCGCGATCGAGGCCGACCCGGGGACCAAGGTCACGGTCGACCTGGAGAACAAGACGATCTCGGCCGGTGACGTCTCGGCGCCCTTCGAGATCGACGACTACACGCGCTACCGGCTGCTGAACGGTCTGGACGACGTCGGCATCACCTTGTCGCACGCGGACGAGATCTCTGCCTACGAAGCGACCCGGCCGTCCTTCAAGCCGGCGACGCTGCCCGCGAAGGCCTGA
- a CDS encoding IclR family transcriptional regulator, with amino-acid sequence MDNSSGVGVLDKAALVLSALESGPATLAGLVAATGLARPTAHRLAVALEHHRLVGRDMQGRFVLGPRLSELASAAGEDRLLATAGPVLARLRDITGESAQLFRRQGEYRVCVAAAERPSGLRDTVPVGSQLTMAAGSAAQILLAWEDPERMHRGLHNASFNAAALAGVRRRGWAHSVGEREQGVASVSAPVRSPSGKVIAAVSVSGPIERLSRQPGRMHAPAVMAAAERLSEALRRASE; translated from the coding sequence ATGGACAACTCTAGCGGAGTCGGTGTTCTCGACAAAGCGGCCCTCGTACTGTCCGCCCTCGAGTCCGGGCCGGCGACCCTGGCCGGTCTGGTGGCGGCCACGGGTCTGGCCCGTCCGACGGCCCACCGGCTGGCGGTCGCGCTCGAGCACCACCGCCTGGTCGGCCGCGACATGCAGGGACGCTTCGTGCTCGGGCCGCGACTCAGCGAGTTGGCCTCCGCGGCCGGTGAGGATCGGCTGCTCGCGACCGCCGGTCCGGTACTGGCGCGACTGCGGGACATCACCGGTGAGTCGGCGCAGCTGTTCCGCCGCCAGGGTGAGTACCGGGTGTGCGTCGCCGCGGCCGAGCGTCCGTCCGGTCTGCGTGACACCGTCCCGGTGGGTAGCCAGCTGACCATGGCGGCCGGGTCGGCCGCTCAAATACTGCTTGCGTGGGAAGACCCGGAGCGGATGCACCGCGGTCTGCACAACGCATCGTTCAACGCTGCCGCGCTGGCCGGCGTACGGCGTCGCGGCTGGGCGCACTCGGTCGGCGAACGCGAGCAGGGCGTCGCCTCCGTCTCTGCACCGGTCCGCTCCCCCAGCGGCAAGGTGATCGCGGCTGTGTCGGTGTCCGGCCCGATCGAACGCCTGTCCCGTCAGCCCGGCCGCATGCACGCCCCCGCCGTCATGGCAGCCGCGGAACGCCTCTCCGAAGCCCTCCGCCGCGCGTCCGAGTAG
- a CDS encoding carbohydrate ABC transporter permease, with amino-acid sequence MKRVSLSVAGGVVGILFFLPLLWVVTNSLRPGSETFANLNPLSWQTFLELRPTLTNYSALLNSSIGRATLNSILVSAATVVIGLAVCATAAFGLAAFQFRGRGLVFGIVVLSFLVPFDAIAIPLSTMFRDWHLTNTFAGLVLPGIGNGMAIFLLRQFFLGIPAELVEAARLDGLGWFGVFRWIYLPLSKPALIGAGLMLFLFQWQAYVWPLLIGTDAKHILGPVALSNLQGQNFTDYGLVFAGAVVLTVIPLVVIAGFQRYFVQSVSGTGLK; translated from the coding sequence GTGAAGCGGGTCAGCCTCTCGGTAGCCGGCGGTGTCGTCGGCATTCTGTTCTTCCTGCCGTTGCTCTGGGTCGTCACGAACTCGCTGCGCCCCGGCTCGGAGACCTTCGCCAACCTCAATCCGCTGTCTTGGCAGACGTTCCTCGAGCTGCGTCCCACTCTCACCAACTACTCGGCCCTGCTGAACAGCTCGATCGGCCGCGCGACGCTCAACTCGATCCTGGTCAGCGCGGCCACGGTCGTCATCGGACTGGCGGTCTGCGCGACCGCGGCGTTCGGGCTCGCGGCGTTCCAGTTCCGCGGCCGCGGGCTGGTGTTCGGCATCGTCGTACTGAGCTTCCTGGTGCCGTTCGACGCGATCGCGATCCCGCTGTCGACGATGTTCCGCGACTGGCACCTGACCAACACGTTCGCGGGTCTGGTGCTGCCGGGGATCGGCAACGGGATGGCGATCTTCCTGCTGCGGCAGTTCTTCCTCGGCATCCCGGCCGAACTGGTCGAGGCCGCCCGCCTCGACGGGCTGGGCTGGTTCGGGGTGTTCCGCTGGATCTACCTGCCGCTGTCGAAGCCCGCCCTGATCGGCGCCGGCCTGATGCTGTTCCTCTTCCAGTGGCAGGCGTACGTCTGGCCGCTGCTGATCGGCACCGACGCCAAGCACATCCTCGGCCCGGTCGCGCTGTCCAACCTGCAAGGCCAGAACTTCACCGACTACGGTCTCGTGTTCGCGGGCGCCGTGGTCCTCACCGTCATCCCGCTGGTGGTCATCGCCGGCTTCCAGCGGTACTTCGTCCAGTCCGTGTCAGGCACCGGGCTCAAGTAG
- the corA gene encoding magnesium/cobalt transporter CorA — protein sequence MSDLRLRSLRAFSRTPSLRAAARKHAASVAATAIEPAEKPSRDPQKPKGHSVVDSAIYCGGNRIASPDSLADTYAALHTSPQSLAWIGLYRPDRRELASLAQEFDLHELAIEDANEAHQRPKLERYGDTLFVVLKAARYRDATEEVEFGEVHLFVGPDFVVTVRHAEAPNLAAVRRRVERDPELLGRGAEAVLYAIMDKVVDGYAPVVAGLENDIDEIETEVFRGDPKVSRRIYELSREVIEFQRATRPLVGMLEQLRGGFQKYGVDEELQRSLRDVADHVTEVVEKVDGFRELLRDILTVNATLVAQQQNEEMKSLAIASSEQNEEVKRISAWAAILFAPTLIGTVYGMNFDKMPELHWEYGYPFAIGLMALVCGGLHQIFKRRGWL from the coding sequence ATGTCCGACCTGCGCCTGCGTTCGCTCCGTGCGTTCAGCCGCACCCCGTCACTGCGTGCCGCCGCCCGTAAGCACGCCGCATCCGTTGCCGCGACCGCGATCGAGCCGGCCGAGAAGCCGTCCCGCGATCCGCAGAAGCCCAAGGGACACAGCGTCGTCGACAGCGCGATCTACTGCGGCGGCAACCGGATCGCGTCCCCGGACTCGCTCGCGGACACCTACGCGGCGCTGCACACCTCGCCGCAGAGCCTGGCCTGGATCGGCCTGTACCGGCCTGACCGCCGCGAACTCGCCTCGCTGGCGCAGGAGTTCGACCTGCACGAGCTCGCGATCGAGGACGCCAACGAGGCGCATCAGCGGCCCAAGCTGGAGCGGTACGGCGACACGTTGTTCGTCGTACTGAAGGCCGCGCGGTACCGGGACGCGACCGAGGAGGTCGAGTTCGGTGAGGTGCACCTCTTCGTCGGCCCGGACTTCGTGGTGACGGTCCGGCACGCCGAAGCGCCCAATCTGGCAGCGGTACGGCGCCGGGTCGAGCGCGACCCCGAACTCCTCGGCCGCGGCGCCGAGGCGGTGCTGTACGCGATCATGGACAAGGTCGTCGACGGGTACGCGCCGGTGGTCGCCGGTCTGGAGAACGACATCGACGAGATCGAGACCGAGGTGTTCCGCGGTGACCCGAAGGTGTCGCGGCGCATCTACGAACTGTCCCGTGAGGTGATCGAGTTCCAGCGCGCGACCCGGCCGCTGGTCGGCATGCTCGAGCAGCTCCGCGGCGGATTCCAGAAGTACGGCGTCGACGAGGAACTGCAACGTTCACTGCGCGACGTGGCCGACCACGTCACCGAAGTGGTCGAGAAGGTCGACGGCTTCCGGGAGTTGCTGCGCGACATCCTGACCGTGAACGCGACCCTGGTGGCCCAGCAGCAGAACGAGGAGATGAAGAGCCTCGCGATCGCCAGCAGCGAGCAGAACGAAGAGGTGAAGCGGATCTCTGCCTGGGCGGCGATCCTGTTCGCCCCGACCCTGATCGGCACCGTCTACGGGATGAACTTCGACAAGATGCCGGAGCTGCACTGGGAGTACGGATACCCCTTCGCGATCGGCCTGATGGCCTTGGTGTGTGGAGGTCTGCACCAGATCTTCAAGCGCCGCGGTTGGCTCTGA
- a CDS encoding carbohydrate ABC transporter permease, whose product MKQRQGLIALAFLAPALVCLAVLRIVPAISAVVESFYAESLLRGGRVFAGLGNYTDLLSNQDFRQSVGVTLLFTVLVNPIQVAVSFLLAVLFTQRAAGAKLWRTLVILPIATPPAVSAVIWSVIYRPDGLANGVLERLGLPAQPFLTSPSQVLPSLIVLLSWIGVGYWMLFLIAGIQEVPEEVREAALLDGAGPWRRMISVVLPLVRRPLAFVLVADTVSNLLVFAPVQILTKGGPNGNSNLLMYDVYSRAYAIGDIHVAQAEVVILVALTLAIVAGQFRLLRGDQ is encoded by the coding sequence GTGAAGCAAAGGCAGGGGCTGATCGCCCTCGCCTTCCTGGCCCCGGCGTTGGTGTGTCTCGCCGTACTGCGGATCGTCCCGGCGATCTCGGCCGTGGTCGAGAGCTTCTACGCCGAGAGCCTGCTGCGCGGCGGGCGGGTGTTCGCGGGCCTGGGCAACTACACGGATCTACTGTCGAACCAGGACTTCCGGCAGTCGGTCGGTGTGACGCTGCTCTTCACCGTGCTGGTGAACCCGATCCAGGTCGCGGTCTCGTTCCTGCTCGCGGTCCTCTTCACCCAGCGGGCCGCAGGCGCGAAACTCTGGCGCACGCTCGTGATCCTGCCGATAGCCACCCCGCCTGCGGTGTCGGCAGTGATCTGGAGCGTCATCTACCGGCCGGACGGCCTCGCGAACGGCGTACTCGAACGGCTCGGTCTGCCTGCGCAGCCGTTCCTCACCTCGCCGAGTCAGGTGCTGCCGTCGCTGATCGTCCTGCTGTCCTGGATCGGCGTCGGGTACTGGATGCTGTTCCTGATCGCGGGCATCCAGGAGGTCCCGGAAGAGGTCCGCGAGGCCGCGCTGCTCGACGGCGCGGGCCCGTGGCGCCGGATGATCTCCGTCGTCCTTCCGCTCGTACGTCGTCCGCTGGCGTTCGTCCTGGTCGCCGACACGGTGTCGAACCTGCTCGTGTTCGCGCCGGTGCAGATCCTCACCAAGGGCGGACCGAACGGCAACAGCAACCTGCTGATGTACGACGTCTACAGCCGCGCGTACGCGATCGGCGACATCCACGTCGCGCAGGCCGAGGTCGTCATCCTGGTGGCGCTGACGCTGGCGATCGTGGCCGGGCAGTTCCGGCTGCTGCGAGGTGACCAGTGA
- a CDS encoding lysophospholipid acyltransferase family protein: protein MTDGHHEHQEAPVDARQADPRPPRGFWFGVIVAIVKPFMIVFTKCRFTGRENMPRTGGVVYVPNHISHFDPVVLGYFIWECRRIPRFLGKASVFKIPVAGKIISGAGQIPVYRDSAQAADAFRDAVAAVERGECVGVYPEGTITRDPEMWPMTGKTGAARIALMTGCPVIPVANWGAQEIIQSYTGKVRIRLLPRKTLQVRAGAPVDLSAFAGKPLTNQLLHEATEVIMARVAETLGELRGETPPKELYDLRKARKAEGEEKA, encoded by the coding sequence ATGACCGACGGCCATCATGAGCACCAGGAGGCACCTGTGGACGCGAGGCAGGCGGACCCACGGCCGCCGCGTGGGTTCTGGTTCGGGGTGATCGTCGCGATCGTCAAGCCGTTCATGATCGTGTTCACCAAGTGCCGGTTCACCGGACGGGAGAACATGCCCCGCACGGGCGGCGTGGTGTACGTGCCGAACCACATCTCGCACTTCGACCCGGTGGTGCTCGGCTACTTCATCTGGGAGTGCCGGCGGATCCCGCGGTTCCTCGGGAAGGCGTCGGTGTTCAAGATCCCGGTGGCCGGGAAGATCATCAGCGGCGCTGGCCAGATCCCGGTGTACCGGGACTCCGCGCAGGCCGCGGACGCGTTCCGGGACGCGGTGGCCGCGGTCGAACGCGGTGAGTGTGTGGGCGTTTACCCGGAGGGAACCATCACCCGCGATCCCGAGATGTGGCCGATGACCGGCAAGACCGGCGCCGCGCGGATCGCGCTGATGACCGGCTGCCCGGTGATCCCGGTCGCGAACTGGGGCGCGCAGGAGATCATCCAGTCGTACACCGGCAAGGTCCGGATCCGGTTGCTGCCGCGCAAGACCCTGCAGGTGCGGGCCGGGGCGCCGGTCGACCTGAGCGCCTTCGCGGGCAAGCCGCTGACCAACCAGCTGTTGCACGAGGCAACCGAGGTGATCATGGCCCGGGTGGCCGAGACCCTCGGCGAACTGCGCGGCGAGACCCCGCCCAAGGAGCTCTACGACCTGCGCAAGGCCCGGAAAGCCGAAGGTGAGGAGAAGGCATGA
- a CDS encoding VOC family protein, translating to MAVEFNHTIVDCTDKDASARFLAYILGVGEPSSYGPFAVVQLGNGTTLDFAEGHGQPHRQHYAFLVSEEEFDQIHARIVDRGLTYWADPFHRSEGEINTNDGGRGLYWDDPDGHNLEILTVPYGGWR from the coding sequence ATGGCCGTCGAGTTCAATCACACCATCGTGGACTGCACCGACAAGGACGCCTCGGCGCGGTTCCTGGCCTACATCCTCGGGGTCGGTGAACCGAGCAGCTACGGGCCGTTCGCCGTGGTGCAGCTCGGGAACGGCACGACGCTCGACTTCGCCGAGGGCCACGGGCAGCCGCACCGGCAGCATTACGCCTTCCTGGTCTCCGAGGAGGAGTTCGACCAGATCCACGCCCGGATCGTCGACCGCGGGCTGACGTACTGGGCCGACCCCTTCCACCGCAGCGAAGGCGAGATCAACACCAACGACGGCGGCCGCGGCCTCTACTGGGACGACCCCGACGGCCACAACCTCGAAATCCTCACAGTGCCGTACGGCGGCTGGCGCTGA
- the leuC gene encoding 3-isopropylmalate dehydratase large subunit, producing MGRTLSEKVWDAHVVRHADGEPDLLYIDLHLVHEVTSPQAFDGLRLANRPVRRPDLTIATEDHNVPTYDVDKPIADPVSRLQVDTLRKNAEEFGIRIHTLGDPDQGVVHVIGPQLGLTQPGMTVVCGDSHTSTHGAFGAIAFGIGTSEVEHVLATQTLMQARPKTMAVTVDGVLPDGVSAKDLVLALIAQVGTGGGQGYIVEYRGEAIRALSMEARMTICNMSIEWGAKAGMIAPDETTFAYLKDKPHAPQGVDWEAAVEYWKSLATDADAAFDREVVLRAEDIAPFVTWGTNPGQGVPLSATVPSPDDFDNENDKVAAERALEYMGLTAGTPLREIHVDTVFLGSCTNGRIEDLRAAAGVLAGRKVAEGTRMLVVPGSGRVRLEAESEGLDAIFKDAGAEWRGAGCSMCLGMNPDQLAPGERSASTSNRNFEGRQGKGGRTHLVSPLVAAATAVTGTLAAPADLPPVAVPANA from the coding sequence ATGGGTAGGACGTTGTCGGAAAAGGTCTGGGATGCGCATGTCGTGCGCCATGCCGACGGAGAGCCCGACCTCCTCTACATCGACCTCCATCTGGTGCACGAGGTGACCAGTCCACAGGCGTTCGACGGCCTCCGGCTGGCGAACCGCCCGGTCCGGCGGCCGGATCTGACGATCGCCACCGAGGACCACAACGTCCCGACGTACGACGTGGACAAGCCGATCGCCGACCCGGTGTCGCGTTTGCAGGTGGACACGCTGCGCAAGAACGCCGAGGAGTTCGGTATCCGGATCCACACCCTCGGTGACCCCGACCAGGGCGTCGTACACGTGATCGGCCCGCAGTTGGGCCTGACCCAGCCCGGGATGACCGTGGTCTGCGGTGACAGCCACACCTCCACGCACGGCGCGTTCGGGGCGATTGCCTTCGGCATCGGTACCAGTGAGGTCGAGCACGTGCTCGCCACCCAGACGCTGATGCAAGCCCGGCCGAAGACGATGGCTGTCACGGTCGACGGCGTACTGCCCGACGGGGTCTCGGCCAAGGACCTGGTGCTGGCGCTGATCGCGCAGGTCGGCACCGGCGGCGGCCAGGGCTACATCGTCGAGTACCGCGGCGAGGCGATCCGTGCGCTGAGCATGGAAGCCCGGATGACGATCTGCAACATGTCGATCGAGTGGGGCGCGAAGGCCGGCATGATCGCGCCGGACGAGACCACGTTCGCGTACCTGAAGGACAAGCCGCACGCGCCGCAGGGCGTCGACTGGGAAGCCGCCGTCGAGTACTGGAAGAGCCTGGCCACCGACGCCGACGCCGCCTTCGACCGTGAGGTCGTGCTGCGCGCCGAGGACATCGCGCCGTTCGTCACCTGGGGCACCAACCCCGGCCAGGGCGTTCCGCTGTCCGCGACCGTGCCGTCGCCGGACGACTTCGACAACGAGAACGACAAGGTCGCCGCCGAGCGCGCCCTGGAGTACATGGGCTTGACCGCCGGTACGCCGCTGCGCGAGATCCACGTGGACACGGTGTTCCTGGGGTCCTGCACCAACGGCCGGATCGAGGACCTCCGCGCCGCCGCCGGCGTACTGGCCGGGCGGAAGGTTGCCGAGGGCACGCGGATGCTCGTGGTCCCGGGCTCCGGCCGGGTCCGGCTGGAGGCCGAGTCCGAGGGCCTGGACGCGATCTTCAAGGACGCCGGCGCCGAGTGGCGCGGCGCCGGATGCTCGATGTGCCTGGGCATGAACCCGGACCAGCTGGCCCCGGGGGAGCGCAGCGCCTCCACCTCGAACCGCAACTTCGAAGGCCGTCAGGGCAAGGGCGGCCGCACCCACCTGGTGTCGCCGCTGGTCGCCGCCGCGACCGCTGTCACCGGAACGCTCGCCGCTCCGGCGGACCTGCCGCCCGTCGCCGTCCCCGCGAACGCCTGA
- a CDS encoding nucleoside hydrolase yields the protein MRSIILDTDIGSDVDDAMALAQLLGSPDLDLVEVHTVYGDTRLRAQLARRYGVLAGRDLSVVPGAVETLSGREVWWAGHEGTLHDHLEQETISADSAPERLVARLREQPGELDVAAIGPLTNVAAALALEPQAAWWIRHLWVMGGSFGDDVCEHNFKSDDVAAQAVLTAGIPTTITGLEITQQVTIEAARLERIRAAGPLGAALGADIEQWWAYWNETWNVPHDPVAVLALSRPELFTFSKLGRVSIEVGGERAGHSTFAPAAEGTVRIITAVEAEQVAEEITTRIVAAGTAYPVARGEIDGDRT from the coding sequence GTGCGATCCATCATTCTCGATACCGATATCGGCTCCGACGTCGACGACGCCATGGCTTTGGCCCAGCTCCTGGGCAGCCCGGACCTCGACCTCGTCGAGGTGCACACCGTGTACGGCGACACCCGGTTGCGGGCCCAGCTCGCCCGGCGGTACGGGGTACTCGCGGGCCGCGATCTGAGCGTCGTACCGGGTGCTGTGGAGACGTTGTCGGGGCGGGAGGTCTGGTGGGCCGGCCATGAGGGCACGCTGCACGACCACCTGGAGCAGGAGACGATCAGCGCGGACAGCGCGCCCGAACGGCTGGTAGCCCGGCTCCGCGAGCAACCTGGTGAGCTCGACGTGGCGGCGATCGGTCCGTTGACCAACGTGGCGGCCGCACTGGCCCTCGAACCGCAGGCGGCCTGGTGGATCCGGCACCTGTGGGTGATGGGCGGATCGTTCGGCGACGACGTGTGCGAGCACAATTTCAAGTCCGACGACGTGGCTGCGCAGGCCGTGCTGACCGCAGGCATCCCGACGACGATCACGGGGCTGGAGATCACCCAGCAGGTCACGATCGAGGCGGCGCGATTGGAGCGGATCCGCGCCGCCGGCCCGCTCGGTGCCGCGCTCGGGGCGGATATCGAGCAGTGGTGGGCGTACTGGAACGAGACGTGGAACGTGCCGCACGACCCGGTGGCGGTGCTCGCGTTGAGCCGCCCGGAACTGTTCACGTTCTCCAAGCTCGGACGAGTGTCGATCGAGGTCGGGGGAGAGCGGGCGGGGCACAGTACGTTCGCGCCTGCTGCGGAAGGCACCGTGCGGATCATCACCGCTGTGGAGGCCGAGCAGGTGGCCGAGGAGATCACGACACGGATCGTCGCGGCCGGGACGGCATACCCTGTGGCTCGTGGGGAGATCGATGGCGACCGCACGTGA
- a CDS encoding HU family DNA-binding protein: MNKSQLVEALAVHFDGNRRQAQHALESVIDTVQRELTKKGGKVAITGFGAFEAIERGARIVRNPRTGETKRAKKTTVPKFRAGAELKAVVSGAKKLPKLVAPKPAATATKAAAPAKKAAPAKAAATKTAAAKKTVAKKAPAKTVAKKAPAKTVAKKAPAKTVAKKAPAKKVVAKKAPAKKAPAKKTAAKRTAR; the protein is encoded by the coding sequence GTGAACAAGAGCCAGTTGGTCGAAGCGCTCGCAGTGCACTTCGACGGAAACCGCCGCCAGGCCCAGCACGCACTGGAGTCGGTGATCGACACCGTCCAGCGCGAGCTGACCAAGAAGGGCGGCAAGGTCGCCATCACCGGTTTCGGTGCCTTCGAGGCCATCGAGCGTGGTGCGCGCATCGTGCGCAACCCGCGGACCGGTGAGACCAAGCGCGCCAAGAAGACCACGGTTCCGAAGTTCCGCGCGGGTGCGGAGCTGAAGGCCGTTGTCTCCGGTGCCAAGAAGCTGCCGAAGCTGGTAGCCCCGAAGCCGGCAGCGACCGCCACCAAGGCGGCTGCCCCGGCGAAGAAGGCCGCTCCGGCCAAGGCCGCTGCAACGAAGACCGCCGCTGCGAAGAAGACGGTCGCGAAGAAGGCCCCGGCCAAGACGGTCGCCAAGAAGGCTCCGGCGAAGACCGTTGCCAAGAAGGCCCCGGCCAAGACCGTAGCCAAGAAGGCGCCGGCCAAGAAGGTCGTTGCCAAGAAGGCGCCGGCCAAGAAGGCCCCCGCCAAGAAGACCGCGGCGAAGCGCACCGCTCGCTGA
- a CDS encoding LacI family DNA-binding transcriptional regulator — protein MATARDVAERAGTSTAVVSYVFNNGPRPVSAETRRRVLEAAAELEYRPNILARALSAGRTYSLGLLIPQIRNPYFATLAEHLENYARQHDHLLLIGDSAGDPEQESAHIGSFIERKVDGVVLVSLLVAPAIRRFATAGVPVVALHPVPDGVTVSTLSIDYVAGAEASADHLLSHGYRTLGVVTGPEDSPGTAEHRRGIERALKAHPRASAQYVASPVSRFAARDAVRPWFKQKRPPRAIYCSTDEQAFGVLFAAWEAGLQVPDDVAVMGFDGTSECTVTIPPLASVRQPIEETARQAVELLLDRTNPPAARHVLDYQLIPNISCGCTESG, from the coding sequence ATGGCGACCGCACGTGACGTCGCCGAGCGCGCCGGCACGTCCACCGCGGTCGTCAGCTACGTCTTCAACAACGGCCCCCGGCCCGTGTCGGCGGAGACCCGCCGCCGCGTGCTGGAGGCCGCGGCGGAGCTGGAGTACCGGCCGAACATCCTCGCCCGGGCGCTGAGCGCGGGACGCACGTACTCCCTCGGGCTGCTCATCCCGCAGATCCGCAACCCGTACTTCGCCACGCTCGCCGAACACCTGGAGAACTACGCACGGCAGCACGACCACCTGCTGCTGATCGGCGACTCGGCCGGCGATCCGGAGCAGGAGTCGGCCCATATCGGCTCGTTCATCGAACGCAAGGTCGACGGCGTCGTCCTCGTCTCGTTGCTCGTCGCCCCGGCGATCCGACGCTTCGCGACTGCCGGCGTACCCGTTGTCGCTCTGCATCCGGTGCCCGACGGGGTGACTGTTTCCACGCTCTCGATCGACTACGTCGCGGGCGCCGAGGCGTCGGCGGACCATCTGCTGTCCCACGGTTACCGGACCCTCGGCGTCGTCACCGGCCCCGAGGATTCACCCGGTACGGCGGAACACCGCAGGGGCATCGAACGCGCGCTGAAGGCGCATCCGCGGGCCTCGGCGCAGTACGTCGCCTCGCCCGTGTCACGGTTCGCCGCGCGGGACGCCGTACGGCCGTGGTTCAAGCAGAAGCGGCCGCCGCGGGCGATCTACTGCTCGACGGACGAGCAGGCGTTCGGCGTACTGTTCGCGGCCTGGGAAGCCGGGCTGCAGGTGCCGGACGACGTGGCCGTGATGGGTTTCGACGGCACCAGCGAGTGCACGGTGACGATCCCGCCGCTCGCCAGCGTCCGCCAGCCGATCGAGGAAACCGCGCGCCAGGCGGTCGAACTGTTGCTCGATCGCACCAACCCGCCGGCGGCCCGCCACGTCCTCGATTACCAGCTGATCCCCAACATCTCCTGCGGGTGCACCGAATCCGGGTAG